The Psilocybe cubensis strain MGC-MH-2018 chromosome 7, whole genome shotgun sequence genome has a window encoding:
- a CDS encoding Strobilurin A biosynthesis cluster protein l1, which yields MPFRFGEEKTQLSSASTSLSGTPNTILHFAASPRLPKRYIRMIIGIFIISGSLYLSQLQWKFLQATSTEGYTVPYPDAQDASPFNESAPINSTIPPLPPLYERYREYEDDLSVNNLLNHAGGIAEGSYIFFANHASGCGWGNVLQEMVFSAMLAGEAKLGYVWDDYTWDSSGNNYSDYNGRVITSRIPLSTMIRGHILGIDESSSNTRANHSITMPPSISSRVFERLCPRIERVVIDKETVESYLHTTNSNIRLPEATGKQVLDAWLAVLETPKYKNARCIEVNKFSPDHAFDIWLLGSPRMHSLWPTLSNSPVLKLWSWSPLIKRAFLKNIRNFAAEGDLQISLAEYLKGWWTYLNPAPAIIRTAPFNASIQQDPKVRIKHRAKKYLLNDTHTLPVLALHLRRGDFAEHCIHLAEWGSTYTGFNSFPESRARDAFDVPDVVEGLEEAANGTSASDPLQVASMERRKEVYARHCLPDIQQIVKRVREVVMDYAALVHEKERLETEVVIRAHKNWRWWIPDVIVEKLQHIRNSTTTNSVKIGAFGLLETSQTRVATAANKYFKKIYILTNGESGWLDEVKHALQQDTKEWDGIPWEWEDIATSRDLRLGWEEKPVSQALDMYVAQRAEVFIGNGFSSLTSNIVMLRMMAGLDSLQTRFW from the exons TAATATCCGGGTCTTTGTATCTTTCGCAGCTTCAGTGGAAATTCCTTCAAGCTACATCTACGGAGGGATACACGGTTCCGTACCCAGATGCCCAGGACGCCTCGCCATTCAACGAATCAGCCCCTATCAACTCGACAATCCCGCCGTTACCGCCTTTATACGAACGATACCGAGAATACGAAGACGATTTGTCTGTAAACAACCTGCTGAACCATGCAGGCGGGATTGCAGAGGGTAGCTACATATTCTTTGCAAACCACGCAagtgggtgtgggtggggAAATGTGCTTCAGGAAATGGTGTTCAGCGCCATGTTGGCGGGGGAAGCGAAGCTCGG ATACGTGTGGGACGACTACACCTGGGACAGCAGCGGCAATAATTATTCAGACTATAACGGCCGGGTTATCACCTCGCGAATACCCCTTTCCACTATGATCAGAG GGCATATACTAGGAATCGACGAGTCGAGTAGCAACACACGCGCCAACCACTCCATCACAATGCCCCCATCTATCTCAAGCAGAGTTTTCGAACGACTCTGCCCACGAATCGAACGAGTCGTGATCGATAAAGAGACAGTCGAATCATATCTGCACACCACCAACAGCAACATTCGGCTCCCCGAAGCCACTGGAAAACAGGTACTAGACGCATGGCTCGCAGTGCTCGAAACACCCAAGTACAAAAACGCGCGTTGCATCGAGGTTAACAAGTTCTCGCCAGACCATGCCTTTGATATTTG GCTCCTTGGTTCGCCGCGAATGCATTCGCTTTGGCCCACCCTGTCAAACTCTCCAGTGCTCAAGCTATGGTCATGGTCCCCACTCATCAAACGCGCGTTCCTCAAGAACATCAGGAACTTTGCAGCAGAGGGCGATTTACAGATCAGCCTTGCCGAGTACCTCAAAGGATGGTGGACCTATCTTAACCCAGCCCCTGCCATTATCCGCACTGCACCTTTTAATGCATCCATACAACAAGATCCCAAAGTCAGGATAAAGCACAGAGCCAAAAAATATCTTCTGAACGATACGCACACTCTCCCAGTTCTCGCATTGCACCTCCGCCGAGGTGATTTCGCAGAGCACTGCATCCATCTTGCGGAATGGGGGTCGACGTATACTGGATTCAACTCATTCCCAGAGTCTCGAGCTCGAGACGCGTTTGACGTCCCGGACGTCGTCGAAGGGCTCGAGGAAGCTGCAAATGGCACAAGTGCCAGTGATCCGCTCCAAGTGGCGTCGAtggaaaggaggaaggaggtcTATGCCCGCCATTGTCTCCCAGACATCCAGCAAATCGTGAAGCGCGTCAGGGAGGTCGTAATGGATTATGCGGCATTGGTGCATGAGAAAGAGAGGCTAGAGACAGAGGTCGTTATCCGAGCGCATAAGAACTGGCGTTGGTGGATACCGGATGTCATTGTTGAAAAGTTGCAACACATTCGAAACAGCACGACCACCAATTCAGTAAAAATTGGTGCATTTGGGTTGTTAGAAACGAGTCAGACTAGAGTGGCGACGGCAGCGAACAAATATTTCAAGAAAATCTACATATTGACAAATGGCGAGTCTGGCTGGCTGGACGAAGTGAAACATGCTTTGCAGCAGGATACAAAGGAGTGGGATGGCATACCATGGGAGTGGGAAGACATTGCAACGAGCCGCGATCTACGTCTCGGGTGGGAGGAAAAGCCTGTGTCACAGGCGCTCGATATGTACGTCGCGCAGAGGGCGGAGGTGTTTATTGGAAACGGA TTTTCAAGCTTGACATCCAACATCGTCATGTTGAGAATGATGGCAGGATTGGATTCGTTGCAGACTCGGTTCTGGTAG